The genomic DNA TTtatcttcttccttttttttttactaatttataataaaaatttaacccGCACAATTTATATAAcaaaaaagtaattttttttgttCTTATTTCGGTTGCTGATTTCCTCTCCATCGGCGAGATCCGCATTGGGCCTTCTCCGATCTTTGCAAGATGGAATCCGCCGGAGAGAATCTCGGAGGGCTGAGCATCGCCGGTGGCTGGATCTCGTCATCCCCGAATCTCGACAAGAATCTCGGAATTCTCTCCGCCGAGGAGGTCGTCCGAAGTCCAACCTTTTATTTTCGTGTCTTGACCTAAACAACATCAGGAAAGATGGGATTTTTATTCTTGTCCCCTTTATTTTTCCCCATTAAGACGTCGTACTATAGTTAGATTTTAAGGTATGTTCTTGAGGAGCTATTTGAATTTCACGGCTTGTAGATAGTAATGTTCTTCTACGGCCAAAAGACTCCACTTGTTGATTGTCTTAATGACTGAAGTGGTCGGTGAGGATTCTTTTTTGCTTCTCAAAGGAAATTTACATCAATGAGAAATGAGAATGGTCCTTATTAGTTGGTTAGTTTTGCTATATTATTGGTGAGACCTGGGAAGGAGATGTATGGACGAGCACATGCTCCATTAAGCTTGTATCCCTTGCGCATTGTTGACTTGGCTTATCTCTGTACAAATGTTCACTTTACGTGGATGTTAAATTTTTAAGTCCAGTATTCTATACCGTAATTTATAGCACCTAATAAGTGAAGTAGACGAAAACTCGGCTGTGCATTGTTTACTAAAAATAATAGTTGGCATCGCCTATATAAAATGATTGATTGGAACTCTGGTCatggttcaatttttttttttctgttcttaGTGCATGACTTGTaaagttttatttcttggtttaAAGCGGGCCATTTTTTATCAGATTGCACTTGCAAAGATGCTATTAGATAAGGGGCAAAAGCATTTGTTTGATCATTGGCCAGAGCCAGGTGTGGATGATACaaggaaaaagaattttttaCATCAGGTTAGCATATTCTTCGTGTATTCTTTTGATCTTTCGGGCACAGATAAATCTGGTTTCTTTAGAATGTATCTTATCCAacaaattttttatgtttttaacattTGAAGAAACACTATCATTTTGTCTAGGATCATATGTTTTAGAGTTCTTTTGCATCATTAAAGAAATtcagttcctttttccctttttcttattttGTAAATGTCATGgttcaaaaaataaatattggCACCGAGACCAATTGAAATCATCCAACTATGTATGGGCCAATAACAATGAGAAATGAGGTTCTAACCTGAGTTATTGTTCAGATAACGCACAATATCAGGAATAGTTTGAGACGTGTTTTGGTTGGTTGAGTGATCCCATTTCTTTGCCATTATTTAGCTTCCTATGATACTTCAGATGCAGTGGTTCATGTAGATATAACGATGATCTGGTGGAACTCATTTGATGATCATTTGTGTAAATGTAATTCCAGATATACAAAACAACTCACTAAGATGCTATTttgaagaaaacaaaacacaTAGAAAATCAAGAGGAAGAAAGTGATAATTGCTTTTACTATGAGGAAGTCAGATAGGTGTTCTGGTGTTTTAGTATTGGCTGAAATGTTGGTATAAGGGCTGATGGtgaaagatttttttaatttgcCGATAAAGTTCATATTTTTTTATGTTGAATTTTATCTCAGTATATGCCTTTTTAGTATTGAAATCATTTTATTTATTCACATATTTGAAGCAGTTGTTCTACACTCCTGTTAAATATTGCATCTTCTCACTAATATCTGGTTTCTTTTTTGTATTATTTCCCAGTTGAAACACAGGAGCATAACAGATGAATAAACATGAATAGTTaatgttgaaaattaattttaaactttcaagCTGTCTTTTTCAGGAATCAGGATAACATTTTTTGATATGCCTTTATCTTTTAGGTTGCTCGACTTAATTCAAGCTATCCTGGTGGTTTGGTATCGTATATTCAAAATGCAAGAAAACTTTTGTCTGATTCAAAAGCTGGGAAAAATCCATATGATGGGTTCACTCCTTCCGTGAGTACTATATTATTTCCTTCTTGTTATGACAGATAACTcgattttcaaaagtattttcaaCAGTTATGAAATACTACGTTAAACTATAAACTCAACTTTCTTTTTTGTATGCGTGCATGTGTGCTATATCAGTTATTTAATGTTCGAAGgtgattaataaattttataattataagGATTAAAGATCAGAGTGGAATTAAGGGGTAGAGGGTGTCAAAAGTAGATTTTACTTCACATActacaaaaattatataattgatTTTGATATTGCTATTAATGTGAGCTTAATGAAGGGACAAGATCCCTGTCGCCAACCCCAAATAATTGGGAGAAACACAACTTGATGAATGATGGTGAAGAGGACCActtgagctattttaaagttGACTATGCAGCTGATGATCTCCATTGATTGTTTTGCTACAAAATAATTAGAAGGGTCAGGGTTGTGGGATGAAGTtaaatatttgaaattttcaGTCATAAGAAATTTTGCCTTGGTTGCTATGATGCAATAACGACACAACTATTTTGATCTAATTCCCATTACATCTGATGGAGCAATGCCCCATCTAACATCTTGTCATCAAATGTCAAACTATGAATTCTGTTGTGCTTGACGTGACATGCCACAATTCATCTTAAGGATCTTCCTTAGAACAAACATGTTGTTACGTGGTATGCAAATTGTCATCCAATGTTCAGTGGTTGTTACCCAAATAGCAGATAGTGCAACAACAAAAAACTTAATAGAATTGCTTATATCAATCAATGATAGGTTCACGTTTCTGTCTCTCAACATAATTCTTGGGTAAATCTTTTGTTTTAAGTAAATAGTTCAAAGCACTGGATACTCTTAGCATTTTTATGTCAGTTAACTTTATAGAAATCCTACattggttttaaatttttttatcaacaaaGTCAGAACTGATAATATCAGATATTAGACTGTTATGTTACAGTGTCACTTCCTGCagtggttttaatttttttttatcaactagTCATAGGAGATATCATCAGATATCAGATTGTTATCTTACTGTTTCACTTGAAATGGAAATTCAAGATTTGAACCTAATATTTAGTAGTTCTGCAGGTCCCATCAGGAGAAATTCTGACATTTGGTGATGAGAAATTTACCTTGTTGGAAGAGGCTGGTGTGCGAGAATCTAGGAAAGCTGCCTTTGTACTTGTGGCTGGTGGGCTCGGGGAACGACTTGGCTACAAAGGAATTAAAGTTAGTAACATGCTTTTGTGAATATTATAGTTTTCTCTATATGGAAGACGATCGCACCATGGATATCAAATTATTACACGTATAATACAAATTATTCACACAATTGAAATAATCACTAAAACCCCAGAAGAATGAGTTACTTTGCCATCCTTAACATTTATGTATCTCTTAGAAGCTTGCAGCTGCTGATATAAATTGTCTATGCTTACTATTCAAGTTAATGTTTGAAGTATTAGTTGCTAGTGCACATAGTTTAGCTGATTATGCCTACTTTTTGTTATTTTCACATAATTCTACCCAACTTTATGTTGCAGTTGGCCCTTCCTTCTGAAACTACAACAAACAGATGTTTCCTTCAATACTACATTGAGTCTATTCTGGCATTGCAAGAGGCTAGCTGTAGAACAGTACAAGGTTGTTATGCATATTGGCTTATTTGAGAAGGATTGCACTGTCAATACATACATCATAGATCATTGCAGTTGTTAAGTATAATTTGATAGAAGAAAATGCTTATAATTGTTTTCTGGAGTAATGGTCATAAATTGAGTAACTTGACTTGCTAATCATAACTTACTTGATTTACTATTGATTAGTAGAATATTGTTATGTTGCACGTTCTATACTTATCAGTCAATTTGTTATCCTATCCTCATACTGCTTGATCATTTTGTTGGAATTTTAGGTCTTCCCTTATCTCCCCGAGGCTTAAAGAAATAGAGTGATAATATTCTATGGCTCTTTTCTAACAAATTTGATGGAACAACAGTCAGAAATCAGCGAACTTTAAAACTGTAAAAATTTATAAAGGCTAATACTTGTGAGTTTGGAGAAacttgagtcaaattgatatttactCTATGTTTTGCCTAAGTAAGGCTTATATTTAACCTTGATATCCTAGTAGTTAACTTGATTGAGAATTCAAGGTTCAGGTAGGAATTTTTTGCACTATGATGggaacattttattttgattaatttttaattacGTGAAGTATCATTTAGAACCGTTCGCAGTCTCCAATGACTTCAAATTACAAGGATGCTTTTTTGGTATTCTAATCTATAAGGAATGATTGGGATTAAAAGAAAAAAGAGATTTGTAACTCTGCAGCAATTTGAGTTTTATCACCCTGCACCTTGACTGCCTGAGAAGTTCCTATTACCTTTTTTTCTTGCCTTATAGATCCATAAATAATGGGCACATCTTAAGACTTTCAAAGCATCAATAGAACAATGTAATAAATGCACCAttgatacaacaacaaccaagctttatcCTACTAGGTAGAGTTGGCTCTATGGattcttttacgtcattgagctctagcttctactatatcatcatctattcataaataaattttatcttattttattgttactaaccagaagggggagccttggcgcaacagtaaaattgttgtcatgtgaccaaaaggtcacgggttcgaatcctggaaacaacctcttgcaaaaagcagggtaaagcttcgtacaatggatccttccccgggacccgcatggcgggagcttcatgcaccggactgcccttttttttttattgttgctaaccaagtcttttttggtcttcctcttcctcgtttgatatgtatgtttgttatagtttcacatcacgtaactggagcatttattggtcgtttaaGTGCATGCCCGTACTattttaaacgtgtctctcagagtttttcctcaatagatgcaactccgacgactttctctctaatcctctcatttcttattctgtccatcctcatatgtccacatatccaccttaacatcctcatctaacTCTCATCtttctgctcatgtgcttgagttatagcctaacattcagctccatataacataatagATCTAACTGTGAGTTTGTAGAACTTCCCTTGACGctttcctccatttcaaccatcctgatggtattctatgtaagatatctctccaatacctccatcgttttgcaaaaatgattctaaatatttaaaactctcgGTTTCGATCAACTcgtcatcttctatcttaacaattgtctcattatatctaatattgctaaacttaaattccatatattctgtctttattctactaaaccTAAAACCTCTCCCTTTTAGTATTTCCTGCTAAGATTCTAGTATAACATTTAtttcttcacgtgtttcatctaccaaaacaatatcatctgcaaacaatatgcacCACGGTATTGTATCTTAAATGTATGTAGTGAATTCGTCcataattaatataaaaagataggaatttagagttgatccttgatataaccctatttttattggaaatgcttcaattactccacctgaagtctttattctggtcgttacatcctcgtacatatccttaattagttcaatatatgttacgctaacacttaTCATTTCTAGAATtcagactctatcataagctttttctaagtcaatgaataccatatgcAGATCTTGTTTTTACTTCCGATATgttttaattaattgtctaagaagatatataacttctattgtccaCCTTGCAAGCATGaacctaaattaatttttagtcaccgtggtctccttaatcttttttctattacttttttccaaagtttcatggtatgacttattagtttaatactcATATAGCTTGCATAATAGTACTTACCCTCCattgatcagatattttttttcattttcaatatcatgttaaataattttatatgtcattcaatatcttgtttCCCTATGCACTTCCATATTTCTATCAAAATACGATCTGGTCCAACggtttttccattgtgcatcccatttaaagcttgttctacttctgaagtttgaattctacgataaaaatttaaatttctatactcatttgatctatttaaattacctaagttaagttgatcgcctaaacttttattaaaaagttgatgaaaatacctcttccaccgctcttttatttttccatcgtttactagtaccctattacattcatctttaatacattttatttggataaaatctcttgtcttcctttctctcactttaactattctataaatgtctctttccccttcttttgtatctaatttttgatataattgttcaaaagttttattctttgcttcattcactactttcttagcctctttcttggctattgtatatttttttaagttttccttgttcttacaaatatataattccttataaactattcatttttccttcactttctcttgtactttctcattccaccactaagattccttacttagtggtgtatgcccctttgactcatcgagtacactcttagctactatttccaactttgatatcatcttatcccatatcgtattagagtcaccatatatttcacctaatacttgtactcttaccttctccttaaatatattttgcttcccatgcttaacttccaccacttaattctagaagttgtatatattttctttctattgatactatgcttgaggcgcatatccaacactactaacctatgttggataGTTAAGCTTTTTTTAAGGATGACCttgcaatttttacaatttttttgtttctttcttcctaaccataagaaagtcaatttgcaatttattagtctcacttttgaacgtgactaaatgtttttctcttttcttactAACTGCACCAttgatgaataaaaaaaatagatttaagtACAAAACTATCGTTGATCCATTTTTCATATCTACGTCATGAAGGAGAAGAAATGTGGTAGCTGTGACAGGCTGCTACTGATCATTCTGCTATTAACTTTCTAGGTCATGGTGAAGCTGAAATTCCTCTGGTGATAATGACATCTGATGACACTCATGCGCCAACATTATCGCTTTTAGaatcaaattattattttggaaTGAAAAGCTCTCAAGTGAAACTTCTTAAACAGGTTGTATCAGTTGTCTAATATGCTCCCTTTTAATAATTTCACATGGCAAAGGATTTACCTTGTTTTTCAACAATCACTTTGCAGGAAAAAGTAGCATGCTTAAATGATAATGACGCAAGACTTGCATTGGACCCAAATGACAGCTACAAAATGCAGGTGACTTCCTCTTCTAtcatttatttctcacatggatcTATAATATTGATATAATTAGCTAAACTCTTTCATTTTACTATTACCAAGAACTTACTTTCTCTTGGCATAATATTTCAATGTGATTTTAATCAGACAAAGCCACATGGTCATGGTGATGTGCACACACTTCTTTTCTCGAGTGGTCTACTTAACCTCTGGTGTGTTTTTATCAGTCGATTCTTTTTATGCTGTATTCTTTGGTCTTAGTAACTGAATCTACTAGAGTCTGTTTCTCTCTCAGGCATAGAGCAGATATTAGATGGGTTCTGTTTTTTCAAGATACCAATGGATTACTATTTAAGGTTGATATCTCAAATACTTTCTCTTTGTTTGTATTCTGTATTATGCtgaaatttaataaaaatgaatTGCTAACTTTCTTCATTTGTTTATTTAGGGTATTCCTGCTTCATTGGGTGTCAGCGCAACCCGAGGATATCAAGTCAATTCTCTCGCAGTTCCCAGAAAGGCAAAAGAAGCTATGGGAGGGATAGCCCAACTTACTCATACGGATGGTAATACACTTTTTGTACTCTGATGCTTATAGTGTTTGATCTTTGCTTAATTATTAAaatgagtttctacttagatgttTATacttctctctctatatatatctaATATGTAAAAATAGGTCCACCCTTTAGCACTTTGACGGTCGGCTATAAGTTgactccgtgatttacctccctttacATAACTGGGATGGGCTATGAGGGCTGCCTGGGATGAGCGTAATCACCTTCATGCTACAATATGTCAAAATAGGATTCTAGTTGTCTTTTGCATAATCATATATTCATATCCATTTTCCTCAACAAAGTTGACATTTGTTTCCTTTTTCTTGATCTATAATGTTTCTTATTTTTCATGGGTACCCTTTGAAAGTAATTACTTGATTGTCTActcctatttttctttttttttcaataatatatatatatatatatatatattggtgttGGTCAATTATTATATGCATAGAAAGAACTAATGCCAAAATTGGTATGGCTGATTTATGTATCCTATTCTTACACACAAACTagttatattttaaataattattcacTATCAAGTAACCTGTCCTATTTCCTTGATTGATATCTATATTAAATAGATGATATTTAGGTACAAAATGGTAATTAATGTGGAGTATAATCAGTTGGGCCCCTTACTAAGAGCGACTGGGCATGCTGATGGAGATGTAAACTGTGAGACTGGATTTTCTCCTTTCCCTGGAAACATAAACCAGGTGAGCATCTTTTCTGATAATTGTTTAGATGTCAAAAAGGTTATATCAAATTGAACTCGATTTCAATCAAGCTCAAAGATAATGTTTTCTGCTTGTTCATCAAAAAGCTTACTCTGAGTTCAAACTTGTTTGCCTTGCGCAGTTAGAGCCAAATGGGGGTGTTCATGATTAAGCTTAATTTTAATCATCGGTGCTAAGTTGCATTATTTACATATTTTCTAAGATAATGAAGAAAAATTTATTGAGATTTAGCCAACTTCAAGTTATAAATAAACATCTTTTAGAACCATCTAAAAATTGTTTCAAATTCCATACTCTCATATATCTGGATACTGAATGTTGTAATTAgatcaaatctctctttttttgtaGCTTATTTTGGAGCTTGAACCATACATACAGGAGCTTAGCAAAACGCGAGGTGCTATTGCTGAATTTGTTAATCCCAAGTATTGTCACTCTTCTATACCCTTTTAAATCAACTTGCCTTTCTTTTTATGATGGAAAATAAGTATAGCTTTCTGAAGTGAATGTCCATGTTAATAAATCTATCCCTTAATAACGTGAAATTCCAATGGGAGAGATTACCagaaaattctcatttttttgaGAATTAACTCAGCTTAATTTTAACGTTTAGTTGATAATGAAAATTCTAGTAAGTAGAGTTGGAACCTCCCAACTTAAACCATGTCTTTActcaaaattctcttttaaaatctagACATTTACTATGAATGAAAATAAGCTATGTGGTTGTTGAATCCTAAGTGTTTCACATtctcaaaagaaataaaaatatgacAAACTATTAATAGTTTAATCAACAATCAAAATCATTAATATACTATCTCACAATTGAGGAATTATTGCGATTGCATTGGCTGTCAAGTTTGCGGAATAAAGAAGATAAAAATCGTTGAAATTTGCATTTGCATTTTTTTTCCGTATGAAGTCAGGCAAGTGGCATATGTTCCAAGCACATTGAATGCTGAAGTCAATAAAGTGGGCATTGAGTTGTTTGTTGTTTCTTTGAGAGGAAAAATGAGGCATTGATTACTTTGATTATGTTCTACTACAAGATAACTTCATTTCATGTGAAGAGAAAGCATGACACACAATTATAACAACTGCCCTTTCGTAGATATTAAGCTTTAATATGATAAACTGCCTTCTTTCATCCTTATTTCAGATACAAAGATTCAAGCAAGACATCCTTTAAGTCCTCAACGCGTTTGGAATGTATGATGCAAGATTATCCAAAATCTCTTCCTGCATCAGCGAAGATTGGATTCACTGTGAGAGTTCAACTTTCAATCATGATTACTTTTTCGTTCTATGTTTGGGTTATGTTCAAGCTCAACTATTAGGACTTGTCTGGAAATCCCTAACTTTTACTAGTCATTATTTTATTTGCATTTAGCCTGCGATACTATTGAGGATCATTCAATCTCCATTATCTGGACTTAACTATCATTTTTCTAGGTCAGCAAAAGTATCTTCACATTATATCCTTGTTTTCTTATATACGTGTTGATATATCATGCTATATAACCCATAACTACACTTCGAAGTCTGAGTTATTTGCCAAACCACTATGATATTGTTACATGAGGTAACAAAGCATTTGAATGATTTGAACTGAATGACGGCCTAAACATTATTAGAGCAACCAGTCTTGGTCTTGCTCAAAGGATCACATCTAGAGCATTAGCCTTTTAGCTTGGATTGTGCCCAGTGGTCTTTTGCAATATTCCTTTCTTAGCTTTATGATATACGTGTTATGCATGTTGCTGACTGTGGATCGGAATAACTTATAGGTTTATTTTTTAGTGTAGCTTTACTGATTCATACTAGATTTTGTTGTGTTTGTTACTTAAACTCATAAAGTGACTGGACTTTTTTACGTGGTATTAATTTTTTATTCGCATTTACACGCCAAACTTAACTGTTTATTTTCCTCTTACCTTTTTTAGGTAGTGGATAAATGGCTTGCTTATGCACCAGTAAAAAATAACCCCGAAGATGCTTCCAAGGTATTTATCTGCCTTCTCTATATCAATTTTTGATCTTGCATATGGATCTAACTTCATATAATGTATTAGTTTCTGATTGATTATCGTCATATACCAAAGTCATCTTTTGTGAACATATTCCTAAACACTCGTTAGGTTTGTTAAAATTGgttgaagaaaaaaaaacgtCCAAGTTATCTATTGATTATCATCTCCTTTCATCTTTGTTTGAATGATTCTTTAGCTGGGAAGGTTCTATAGAGAGGATTATGGGTCTATCCTCTCTtgttccttttcgtttctactcaTGGAAATTGCACTGATTCAAGTAATTGATTGAATACAGGTGCCAAAAGGAAACCCATACCATAGCGCGACAAGTGGAGAGATGGCTGTTTATAGAGCGAATTGTCTCATGCTAAAAAAGGTAATGTTCGAGAAGGACTATTTACAAGGCTATGCATATTTGGTTATAAAGGGAAAAATGAAATCTGATAACAACTTGATTCCTTTGTTCGAACAAATATATAAAAAGGTTACCGAGTTGGATCTTTAGTGTGCTTATTAGCCACAGTTCGACAGGGAATAATAACTGATTGAAACAAAGTGATTCCAGTGATCTTTTAATTTGTTAAGCAAATGCTCACTCTTCTAAGCAGATGTTAGATTTTTTTGCAGGCTGGAGTCCTTGTAGCTGATCCCATTATTGACATCTTCAATGGTCAGGAGGTGGAAGTGTGGCCCCGCGTCACATGGAGTCCGAAGTGGGCCTCAACATTCACAGATGTAATATGGAAAGTCGGCAAAGGATGCTCCATTTCCCAGAGATCTACCTTGGTCATCAATGGCCAGAACATAGTCCTTGATGGCCTCCGCTTGGACGGAACTCTTGTCATCACTGCTAACGATCAAGCTGATGTATTTTTTTCAGGCCCTTTATTGAACATAATTAGAAAAGAGATGCTTCTGCCATTGCTAGCTCGCTTTGAAGATTTTAACTACAATCTCACTGTATCTAATCCATGTTTATTTGCGATCTCTCTCAGGTCAAAGTGACAGGACATGTTCAAAACAAAGGATGGACTCTTGAGCATGTTGATTACAAAGACAACTCAATTCCTCAGGAAATCCGGATAAGAGGCTTTAAGATTTACAAAATCGAGCAGTTGGAGTTGAACTACATGGAATCAGGGAAATTTCAATTCCCTGAACAAGAAGGAGCTGAATGAGGCAAGTTTATTAGTTAAtcgagagattttttttttcttgaaagcGTTAATTTTTTAGGTGCACCGGAATAGAAATGATTTCAATTGCAAAGTGTGGATGGGTTAATTTAAGATGAAATGATCATTTGAGTAGAATGATGTTTCCATTCCAAGATTTGAACCAAGCAGTTCATTCTAAActtttcaattttagagaacaaGACTGCTAGATAGGATGGATCAACCAAAACCAGATCTATCGAAAGGCTACAAGTGAGTTGACAAAGCAAGACGAGTGGATATGTCGGTTGAACTAGGCTACGTGTAAGGGCTAGACAAGTTAAGCATGGTTGGATGAGGTGATTGAATCTTCATCTTAATTATTGTTAGGCCTCTCAATCACTAATTGCAATTATGATGTCTTTGGTTGCATATCTGTAAGATTAATTTCAAGTCACACAATAGGACATATATTTTGCGGAGACGATAATATTGGACACAATTCGATAACATGACCTAGTTCGTTTTCATTCAATTTGGTTTGATATACATACAAATAGATATTTATATACACAGACAAACCTCGTATATATCCAAACATTCTCATaaaccaaaattttaatttaatttattttattatctgaTGGAATTTGATTTTGGAAGCACTCTCATATTTATTGGAAATATCTAACTTTAGTTGCCTCATAGCTGGACCTATTTGTTCATGTTGGGTAGTTGGAGAGTCAATTTAATCACGAGATAGGAAGAAGAAACCAAAATGAACTAAATGCCAAAGGTAGATCCTGTTTATCAATGCTACAATTATCTtccaaatctatttttaattatcTTTCTTCACAATTTCATATTAGTTGAAAAGATTAAACGAAGTTAATGAATAGTTGTTAGTGTTCATGCATGTTCCTCTTCTTATTATCCTTGCAATTATCTATTGCTTTCTTCAATTGATGATTTTGGAGTCTAAAATCCTACCATTAATTGTTCTATTATCAAGGTCTCAAAAAGGATTCTAGATTCTTTTAGTTCAGAAAGTAAATGTGGAACACAAGTAGAACAGGCCAATCTCCATTCCAatcatatcttctctatcctCCAACAAATcaattttttccttctttttttttttaaaaaaataaataaatagatgaTTTGTCTGGTTGTATAGCAGCCCATGTTAGTAACCAAACATGCAATGAATCAGCTAGATTTTGCAGTTAAAGAAGAAGAGGACCAGAATAATAGTCAGAGAAAGGAAGGCAGAAGAAGAAGACATTTGGCAGTGCCTCATTCACTTGGACCTTTCTGCAACAAGCCAACAAACAACAATGGAGTTCTGGACCAGACAGAGAGAGATGGGTCACCATTAAACTAATCCCTGTAAAACCTTGGGGCATTGCACAATACTGGACAGTGATGTCTATCTGCTTTCTCCTCATGTTCATCTGCACATTat from Zingiber officinale cultivar Zhangliang chromosome 4A, Zo_v1.1, whole genome shotgun sequence includes the following:
- the LOC121970675 gene encoding UDP-sugar pyrophosphorylase-like, which gives rise to MESAGENLGGLSIAGGWISSSPNLDKNLGILSAEEIALAKMLLDKGQKHLFDHWPEPGVDDTRKKNFLHQVARLNSSYPGGLVSYIQNARKLLSDSKAGKNPYDGFTPSVPSGEILTFGDEKFTLLEEAGVRESRKAAFVLVAGGLGERLGYKGIKLALPSETTTNRCFLQYYIESILALQEASCRTVQGHGEAEIPLVIMTSDDTHAPTLSLLESNYYFGMKSSQVKLLKQEKVACLNDNDARLALDPNDSYKMQTKPHGHGDVHTLLFSSGLLNLWHRADIRWVLFFQDTNGLLFKGIPASLGVSATRGYQVNSLAVPRKAKEAMGGIAQLTHTDGNTLFMIFRYKMVINVEYNQLGPLLRATGHADGDVNCETGFSPFPGNINQLILELEPYIQELSKTRGAIAEFVNPKYKDSSKTSFKSSTRLECMMQDYPKSLPASAKIGFTVVDKWLAYAPVKNNPEDASKVPKGNPYHSATSGEMAVYRANCLMLKKAGVLVADPIIDIFNGQEVEVWPRVTWSPKWASTFTDVIWKVGKGCSISQRSTLVINGQNIVLDGLRLDGTLVITANDQADVKVTGHVQNKGWTLEHVDYKDNSIPQEIRIRGFKIYKIEQLELNYMESGKFQFPEQEGAE